The DNA region GGACAACACAGGAAAGGAATAATTTACCTTTTTCAAATTTTTCAAGTTGCTCTGTCGAATGGCAGCCAGTAGCTGATCTCTTGAATTTCGTTCTTGAACTGGTGGTCTATCTTCCAACTTTCTTTCAGATACAGGTGTCAAggaatttcttaaattcttggtctggccatttccttccacagtcctctTGTTTTGCATTTTATGATTTTGAGTTACAGAGTTGGCATCTTCCGGCAGTCctgggggtggaggaggaggaggaggaggagggggaggaggagacggGGTGTGAGTTGCGGTCTTCTTTGGACTTGGTTTAGGGGATGACCATGGTGAACTTCTGGGAGAGGACTgtggagaaggctttggtgaCTTCTGCATGCCCGTTGTCTTTGGAACTTCCAGTACTTGTTTCTTATCCCCACCCTGCCCTTGTCGCTGCTCCTGCAAGCGCTTTTGCCTCTGCTTGTCCATGTTTCTACTCAGTAAGTTTGTCACTGTCATACGAGGACCCGCTAACTCAAAATGGTAGCCCAGTTTAAGAAGGGTGGTGTTCTCCTTCAAAAGTTTGGCAATATCCATCTCCACCTGCCCTCCAAAAATGTGACGCTGATTGTGGAATCTGAATTCTGTCAGGACATTATTCTGCTGCAAAGCTCTCATAATAGCAATGATTCCTTTACCAGAGATGTAGTTTGATTCCACATTCAGGTTAGTTATGCTTTTGTTTACCCTTAACACACTAGCAACAGCAAATGCAACATGGTCATCTGCACGAGTGTTGGCAAAGCTGAACATTTTCACAATGGTGTTTTCTTTCAGTGCATCAGCAAATCGTATTAAGATCTCATTTTTCATTCGCTCTTCATTATTTAAGTTTACTTCTGTTACTCCCGGATCATTGTTCTTAACTTTTTCTATTGATTCATCATAAATGGTTGGAGTTGTAGCTTGCGTTTCTGAAACTTTGGCCGTTTTTTTTGCTTCCAGGTTTTCCATGTTGGATGAGTCCTTACATTGTATGGAACAGTGTTTACTAGAATTGCCCACGCAGTCTTCATTTTCTTTAATGTCTTTGGTCTCACTTTTTGTTTTGCTACAATTTCCTTCTTTGGCGATTGCCTTTGGTTCTTCTTTAATTTTAGTTAccttttcttccttttctttttctttgacCTTGTTGCCCTTCCTGTTATCAATTGCCTCACTCTTCTGCTCCTTCTCAGTAACTTTTGCCTCTTTGCTTTTCATCTTTTCATCACTTTCTCTGTCCTTGAGATTTTCAGTCTGTCCCCTTTCCTTGTctttcctttctctttctccccgTGGTTTAGGCAATTCCTCACCCTTTTTCACATTTTCATTGTCCAGTTTTTTAAGTGCTTTCTTTTCAGGTTCTTCTGCTTTGGCTTGCTTACACTGATCGTCTGGGCTTTTCCCTTCCTACAAGAAAGGGCATTGATTATGATGAGACCATGGAGATCATGGAAAGAGGCCCTATGGCCCATTATGTCTGAGCCAACCATCGGGCACCCACTTACATTAATCTGTCACTTAGCAAACTTTATTTTCTCCCAACTCCCATAAACTCCGACCGGATTCGGCAACTCATCTACACATTAGAGGCAATTTATAATGGCTGATTAATTTACCAACTCACATGTCTCTGGGATATTGGAGAAAACAGCAGCACTGCAAAGAAACCCATGTtatcacagggaaaatgtgaaaatattACCCAGACAGCACCAAAATCATTAGCAAACTACAACGTTTGTATTTTAAACCATCTGATACTatcaaaaaatgtaaattatgaaTTGATTAAATTGGGGGGAAAATTAACACAGCAGAAGTTATATTCTGGACTTGAACTTGACCTTGAATCAGTCTAGGCAGATGAGATTTCCTACACTTTAA from Mobula hypostoma chromosome 13, sMobHyp1.1, whole genome shotgun sequence includes:
- the lmod1b gene encoding leiomodin-1 produces the protein MSRFRKHEYKRQVSEDPDIDNLLANLSPEEMQELQIELEVMDPNSSVAVGLRQRNQLEKQPTGTCDQEEGKSPDDQCKQAKAEEPEKKALKKLDNENVKKGEELPKPRGERERKDKERGQTENLKDRESDEKMKSKEAKVTEKEQKSEAIDNRKGNKVKEKEKEEKVTKIKEEPKAIAKEGNCSKTKSETKDIKENEDCVGNSSKHCSIQCKDSSNMENLEAKKTAKVSETQATTPTIYDESIEKVKNNDPGVTEVNLNNEERMKNEILIRFADALKENTIVKMFSFANTRADDHVAFAVASVLRVNKSITNLNVESNYISGKGIIAIMRALQQNNVLTEFRFHNQRHIFGGQVEMDIAKLLKENTTLLKLGYHFELAGPRMTVTNLLSRNMDKQRQKRLQEQRQGQGGDKKQVLEVPKTTGMQKSPKPSPQSSPRSSPWSSPKPSPKKTATHTPSPPPPPPPPPPPPPGLPEDANSVTQNHKMQNKRTVEGNGQTKNLRNSLTPVSERKLEDRPPVQERNSRDQLLAAIRQSNLKNLKKVELPKLLQ